One genomic region from Solwaraspora sp. WMMD792 encodes:
- a CDS encoding glycosyltransferase family 2 protein, with protein sequence MRIGPRVATVVVNYRHYDDTVRCLTSLQASDTADQRVIVVDNTEREHPGPDLTDLLDPAVEVVSAGDNVGFAAGCNIGIRAALASSAEFVWLLNPDAVVSAETLTRLLQTAEEHPDAGIVGSRILDGGHPARILFNGGVIKGHGSTYHADAGVFDPSVPDGTVRDVDYVTGACFLIRRETLRQIGLLSEDYFLYYEETDYCLRAQQAGWRTVLAPYSRVWHYKRSAGRYPPPYYVYYMCRNRLHFSKRFFTAPLSEIESELEAFATCWLQQVATHAPQLRVGYEKLVELALADGRDGRLGRRDDIDALVCG encoded by the coding sequence GTGCGGATCGGGCCGCGGGTAGCAACCGTCGTAGTCAACTACCGGCACTACGACGACACTGTCCGTTGCCTCACCTCGTTGCAGGCCAGTGACACCGCCGACCAGCGGGTGATCGTCGTCGACAACACCGAACGGGAGCACCCCGGACCCGATCTCACCGACCTGCTGGATCCGGCCGTGGAGGTCGTCTCGGCCGGCGACAACGTCGGCTTCGCCGCTGGCTGCAACATCGGGATCCGGGCCGCACTGGCGTCGTCCGCCGAGTTCGTCTGGCTGCTCAACCCGGATGCGGTCGTCAGCGCGGAGACGTTGACCCGTCTGCTGCAGACCGCCGAGGAGCACCCGGACGCCGGGATCGTCGGCAGCCGCATCCTCGACGGCGGACACCCGGCCCGCATTCTGTTCAACGGCGGCGTAATCAAGGGCCACGGGTCCACGTACCACGCCGACGCCGGGGTGTTCGATCCGTCCGTGCCGGACGGGACGGTACGCGACGTCGACTACGTCACCGGCGCGTGTTTCCTGATCCGGCGGGAGACGCTACGCCAGATCGGTCTGCTGTCCGAGGACTACTTCCTGTACTACGAGGAGACCGACTACTGCCTGCGCGCCCAGCAGGCCGGCTGGCGTACCGTCCTCGCTCCCTACTCCCGGGTCTGGCACTACAAACGGTCGGCCGGCAGATACCCGCCGCCGTACTACGTCTACTACATGTGCCGGAACCGGTTGCACTTCAGCAAGCGGTTCTTCACCGCCCCGCTGAGCGAGATCGAGTCGGAGCTGGAGGCGTTCGCCACCTGTTGGCTCCAGCAGGTCGCCACCCATGCCCCGCAGTTGCGCGTCGGCTACGAAAAGCTCGTCGAACTGGCTCTCGCCGACGGCCGGGACGGTCGCCTCGGCCGCCGCGACGACATCGACGCGCTCGTCTGCGGCTAG
- a CDS encoding LCP family protein — protein MTGRPDHQGNPAPAPENWADLPAHDQGQHRPATADDDWAESHQWTIDQQHDQWATADQTYDQWAAADQPRWAADQPQWSDRQPGASATSPVTLTRSSAGSGQHRRPPARHGRRRLRRIALLGITGLVVAALAGVAGVAAVSHYYLGEIKRIPDPFAAIPADQRPAPTPEGLTVLLAGVDSLASSATGADSPTGPYGRTDSLMVVRITADRERAYVVSIPRDSWVPVPGHGNLKINSAYALGGASLAVQTVENVTGLRIDHVALIDLVGLQDLTDAVGGVTVEIPAGTPGPSLQSSWPAGPQRLDGEQAVKYVRQRYGLPEGDFDRMRRHQNYLRALLDETLDRDTLTSPRQLGALLDAITATVTVDDGLTNDKLRQLTFDLRKIRNDVRFVTAPVANTGYVGDQWVIWLDTDRGVEFWSAVRDDTLEQYIERYGTEQLDSVVVR, from the coding sequence TTGACCGGGCGACCTGACCATCAGGGCAATCCGGCACCGGCCCCGGAGAACTGGGCCGACCTGCCCGCGCACGACCAGGGCCAGCACCGCCCCGCCACGGCGGACGACGACTGGGCCGAGTCACACCAGTGGACCATCGACCAGCAGCACGACCAATGGGCCACGGCCGACCAGACATACGACCAGTGGGCGGCCGCCGACCAGCCGCGCTGGGCGGCGGACCAGCCGCAGTGGTCCGACCGGCAGCCGGGGGCCTCGGCGACCAGCCCGGTGACGCTGACCCGGTCGAGCGCCGGCAGTGGCCAGCACCGGCGGCCACCGGCCCGGCACGGCCGTCGCCGGCTGCGCCGCATCGCCCTGCTCGGCATCACCGGCCTGGTGGTCGCCGCCCTCGCCGGGGTGGCCGGGGTGGCCGCCGTCAGCCACTACTACCTCGGCGAGATCAAGCGGATCCCCGACCCGTTCGCCGCCATCCCGGCCGACCAGCGGCCGGCACCGACGCCGGAAGGGCTGACCGTGCTGCTCGCCGGCGTCGACAGCCTCGCCTCCAGCGCCACCGGCGCGGACTCCCCCACCGGGCCGTACGGCCGGACCGACTCGCTGATGGTGGTCCGGATCACCGCCGACCGGGAGCGGGCGTACGTCGTCTCCATCCCCCGCGACTCGTGGGTCCCGGTTCCCGGGCACGGCAACCTCAAGATCAATTCTGCGTACGCGCTCGGTGGCGCCAGCCTCGCCGTGCAGACCGTCGAGAACGTGACCGGGCTGCGCATCGACCACGTCGCCCTGATCGACCTCGTCGGGCTGCAGGACCTGACCGACGCGGTCGGTGGGGTGACCGTGGAGATCCCGGCCGGGACGCCCGGACCGAGCCTGCAATCCAGCTGGCCCGCCGGACCGCAGCGGCTCGACGGCGAGCAGGCCGTCAAGTACGTACGCCAGCGCTACGGCCTACCGGAGGGCGACTTCGACCGGATGCGCCGCCACCAGAACTACCTGCGCGCGCTGCTCGACGAGACTCTCGACCGGGACACTCTGACCAGCCCACGGCAGCTCGGCGCGCTGCTCGACGCGATCACCGCGACCGTCACCGTCGACGACGGCCTGACCAACGACAAGCTCCGGCAGCTCACCTTCGACCTACGCAAGATCCGTAACGACGTCCGGTTCGTCACCGCTCCGGTGGCGAACACCGGGTACGTCGGCGACCAGTGGGTGATATGGCTGGACACCGATCGCGGCGTCGAGTTCTGGAGCGCCGTACGCGACGACACCTTGGAGCAGTACATCGAGCGGTACGGCACCGAGCAGCTCGACTCGGTCGTCGTCCGCTGA
- a CDS encoding bile acid:sodium symporter family protein, translating to MRWPRWLIIDPFIAMLFAVVALAALLPVRGTAASVAGVVASVGIALLFFLHGARIAPAAALAGARHWRLHTVVLSTTFVVFPLLGLAVAVMSPQLLPADLYQGVLFLCVVPSTVQSSIAFTSIARGNVPAAVFSASFSNIVGVALTPLLAVLLMQNTGDLRLTAGSIGSIVGQLLLPFVAGQLSRRWTADWIGRHKSLTSVVDRGSILLVVYTAFSAGVVAGIWQQIAVSQLLVLGATVGALLAVVMGLLFGVTRLLGFDHADRAATVFCGAKKSLATGLPMAAVLFSPQLLGLLVLPLMIFHQIQLIVCAALARWWSNRAPVTPSGPPSEPAEPRAPERRAPAGRTPVTRPSPSAR from the coding sequence ATGCGCTGGCCCCGCTGGCTGATCATCGACCCGTTCATCGCGATGCTGTTCGCCGTCGTGGCGCTCGCCGCGCTGCTCCCGGTCCGCGGTACCGCCGCCTCGGTCGCCGGTGTCGTCGCCAGCGTCGGCATCGCCCTGCTGTTCTTTCTGCACGGGGCCAGGATCGCCCCGGCGGCGGCGCTCGCCGGCGCCCGGCACTGGCGCCTGCACACCGTGGTGCTGAGCACCACCTTCGTGGTCTTTCCGCTGCTCGGCCTGGCCGTCGCGGTGATGAGCCCGCAACTGCTGCCAGCCGACCTCTACCAAGGGGTCCTCTTCCTCTGCGTGGTCCCCTCGACGGTGCAGTCGTCGATCGCGTTCACCTCGATCGCCCGGGGCAACGTGCCGGCCGCCGTGTTCAGCGCGTCGTTCTCCAACATCGTCGGGGTCGCGCTCACCCCGCTGCTCGCCGTGCTGCTCATGCAGAACACCGGTGACCTGCGGCTGACCGCCGGTTCGATCGGATCGATCGTCGGGCAGCTGCTGCTGCCGTTCGTCGCCGGTCAGTTGTCCCGGCGGTGGACCGCCGACTGGATCGGCCGGCACAAGAGCCTGACCTCGGTGGTCGACCGGGGCTCGATCCTGCTGGTGGTCTACACCGCGTTCAGCGCCGGTGTGGTCGCCGGGATCTGGCAGCAGATCGCCGTCAGCCAGCTGCTGGTTCTCGGGGCCACCGTCGGCGCCCTGCTGGCGGTGGTGATGGGGCTGCTGTTCGGCGTCACCCGGCTGCTCGGCTTCGACCACGCCGACCGGGCCGCGACGGTCTTCTGCGGCGCCAAGAAGAGCCTGGCCACCGGGTTGCCGATGGCGGCCGTGCTGTTCAGCCCGCAACTGCTCGGCCTGCTGGTCCTGCCGCTGATGATCTTCCATCAGATCCAGCTGATCGTCTGCGCGGCCCTGGCCCGGTGGTGGTCGAACCGGGCCCCGGTCACGCCGTCCGGGCCCCCGAGCGAACCCGCCGAGCCACGAGCGCCAGAGCGCCGAGCACCAGCAGGCCGAACACCAGTGACCCGCCCATCACCGTCGGCGCGGTGA
- a CDS encoding carbohydrate-binding module family 20 domain-containing protein → MSVPGSTVSRPMAAAVAAVLGIPLAVSLAAPATATTPAAAVSNGDTIVHLFQWRWDSIAEECETTLGPDGWGGVQVSPPQEHVVLPSAEGASYPWWQDYQPVSYRIDQTRRGDRADFVDMVERCRDQGVKIYVDMVLNHMSGTGSVGSGPGSAGTVYSKYGYPDLFGDGSGDSYGYADFGPCYRTISNWGSKTEVQDCELLDLADLNTADPEVRRKIAKYMNSVIALGVAGFRVDAAKHVQEAHLADIISRLDDVPGFGGRPDLFHEVYGDGTIPYTAYAPYGKVTNFDYQRAVSAAFRDGNIAQLASLPDYGGLTGDQAVVFIDNHDTQRATPTLTYQDGDRYYLADAFMLAHPYGTPQLMSSYAFGPVVAQGPPSTGDGTTLPTDCASAEWICEHRDEQVAGMVSFRNATAGTGIGGVVTDGNGRFGFARADRGYAAFNATGSTWSRSFTTGLPDGWYCNVARGTYRADSGTCTGGTIAVTDGGFHADIPANRAVALHVAARLDCTDPAGCGPVDPPPGDGTPVTATVQTTPGQQVRVVGSLPELGSWDPAGAAPLGTDAASYPTWTGSVDVPDGTAFEWKLVKVAPNGIVEWEAGANRTGVGGTPLTATWGQPDSGGEQPGTVTVTFDVTATTWYGQDVLVVGSVPALGSWDPTRAVALAPDDYPVWSGSVTLPAGESFEYKYLKRAPDGTVDWESGGNRSATPAGDATTLTDTWR, encoded by the coding sequence ATGTCCGTACCCGGATCGACCGTGTCCAGACCGATGGCCGCCGCCGTGGCGGCCGTCCTCGGCATCCCGCTGGCTGTCAGCCTGGCCGCGCCCGCCACCGCCACCACCCCCGCCGCCGCCGTCAGCAACGGCGACACCATCGTGCACCTGTTCCAGTGGCGGTGGGACTCCATCGCCGAGGAGTGCGAGACAACACTCGGCCCGGACGGCTGGGGTGGGGTCCAGGTATCCCCGCCGCAGGAGCATGTGGTGCTGCCCAGCGCCGAAGGTGCCAGCTATCCGTGGTGGCAGGATTACCAGCCGGTCTCGTACCGGATCGACCAGACCCGGCGCGGCGACCGAGCCGACTTCGTCGACATGGTCGAACGCTGCCGCGACCAGGGCGTCAAGATCTACGTCGACATGGTGCTCAACCACATGAGCGGCACCGGATCGGTCGGCAGCGGGCCGGGCAGCGCCGGCACCGTCTACAGCAAGTACGGCTATCCCGACCTGTTCGGCGACGGCTCCGGCGACAGCTACGGCTACGCCGACTTCGGCCCCTGCTACCGCACCATCAGCAACTGGGGCAGCAAGACCGAGGTGCAGGACTGCGAACTGCTCGACCTGGCCGACCTCAACACCGCCGACCCGGAGGTACGCCGCAAGATCGCCAAGTACATGAACTCGGTGATCGCCCTCGGCGTCGCCGGGTTCCGGGTGGACGCCGCCAAACACGTCCAGGAAGCCCACCTGGCGGACATCATCTCCCGGCTCGACGACGTGCCCGGCTTCGGCGGCCGGCCCGACCTGTTCCACGAGGTGTACGGCGACGGCACCATCCCGTACACCGCGTACGCACCGTATGGCAAGGTCACCAACTTCGACTACCAGCGGGCGGTCTCCGCGGCCTTCCGCGACGGCAACATCGCCCAGCTGGCCAGCCTGCCGGACTACGGCGGGCTGACCGGCGACCAGGCTGTCGTCTTCATCGACAACCACGACACCCAGCGGGCCACCCCGACGCTCACCTACCAGGACGGCGACCGCTACTACCTGGCCGACGCGTTCATGCTGGCCCACCCGTACGGGACCCCGCAGTTGATGTCCAGCTACGCCTTCGGCCCGGTGGTCGCCCAGGGCCCGCCCAGCACCGGCGACGGCACCACGCTGCCGACCGACTGCGCCAGCGCCGAGTGGATCTGCGAGCACCGCGACGAGCAGGTCGCCGGCATGGTCAGCTTCCGCAACGCCACCGCCGGCACCGGCATCGGCGGCGTCGTCACCGACGGCAACGGCCGGTTCGGCTTCGCCCGCGCCGACCGCGGGTACGCCGCGTTCAACGCGACCGGCAGCACCTGGAGCCGCAGCTTCACCACCGGCCTGCCGGACGGCTGGTACTGCAACGTGGCCCGGGGCACCTACCGGGCGGACAGTGGCACCTGCACCGGCGGCACGATCGCCGTCACCGACGGCGGCTTCCATGCCGACATCCCGGCGAACCGGGCAGTGGCACTGCACGTCGCGGCGCGGCTCGACTGCACCGACCCGGCCGGCTGCGGCCCGGTCGACCCGCCCCCGGGCGACGGCACCCCGGTCACCGCCACCGTGCAGACCACGCCCGGTCAGCAGGTACGGGTGGTCGGCTCACTGCCCGAACTCGGCTCCTGGGACCCGGCCGGCGCGGCGCCGCTGGGCACCGACGCGGCCAGCTACCCGACCTGGACCGGCTCCGTCGACGTCCCGGACGGTACGGCGTTCGAGTGGAAACTGGTCAAGGTGGCGCCGAACGGCATCGTCGAGTGGGAAGCTGGCGCGAACCGCACCGGCGTCGGCGGCACCCCGCTCACCGCCACCTGGGGCCAGCCCGACTCCGGCGGCGAGCAGCCGGGCACCGTCACGGTCACCTTCGACGTCACCGCGACCACCTGGTACGGGCAGGACGTCCTGGTCGTCGGCTCGGTCCCGGCGCTGGGCTCGTGGGACCCGACCAGGGCGGTCGCCCTCGCTCCGGACGACTACCCGGTCTGGTCGGGCAGCGTCACGCTGCCGGCCGGTGAGTCCTTCGAGTACAAGTACCTGAAGCGGGCACCGGACGGCACCGTCGACTGGGAGTCGGGCGGCAACCGCAGTGCCACCCCGGCCGGCGACGCGACGACCCTCACCGACACCTGGCGGTGA
- a CDS encoding LysR family transcriptional regulator gives MYEPVQLRSFLAVSQLLSFTRAAERLGLRQSTVSAHVRRLEEAAGRPLLLRDTHTVQLTVDGEAMISFARDILDAHDRARRHFSTTVVRGKLRLGVSEDLISSYLPDVLQTFRRRNPLVDVELTVALSGTLHQLLDARALDLVFAKRLAGQSRGALVWRDRLVWLGAADQPTPPRRTAGEPVPLVVYPPPSISRAQALAALSSAGQPWRIACTSGSLGGLVAAARAGLGLLPHSARLVPAGLTPVTPADLPPLGEVEFILLSRPDADPAVAAAVSEAVGAAGRPTAGGRGRVLPTAD, from the coding sequence GTGTACGAGCCTGTCCAGCTGCGCAGCTTCCTGGCGGTGAGCCAGTTGCTGAGCTTCACCCGGGCCGCCGAGCGGCTCGGTCTGCGGCAGTCCACGGTCAGCGCGCACGTACGGCGGTTGGAGGAGGCGGCCGGGCGGCCGCTGCTGCTGCGCGACACGCACACCGTGCAGCTGACGGTGGACGGCGAAGCGATGATCAGCTTCGCCCGGGACATTCTCGACGCGCACGACCGGGCCCGCCGGCATTTCAGCACCACGGTGGTACGCGGCAAGCTGCGGCTCGGCGTCTCCGAGGACCTGATCTCCAGTTATCTGCCGGACGTGCTGCAGACCTTCCGCCGCCGCAACCCGCTGGTCGACGTCGAGCTGACCGTGGCGCTGAGCGGCACACTGCACCAGTTGCTGGACGCCCGGGCACTCGACCTGGTTTTCGCCAAACGTCTGGCGGGTCAGTCCCGGGGCGCCCTGGTCTGGCGGGACCGGCTGGTCTGGCTGGGCGCTGCGGACCAGCCGACGCCGCCACGGCGCACCGCCGGGGAACCGGTGCCGCTGGTGGTCTACCCGCCGCCGAGCATCTCCCGGGCGCAGGCGCTCGCCGCGCTCTCGTCGGCCGGTCAGCCGTGGCGGATCGCCTGCACCAGCGGCAGCCTCGGCGGGCTGGTGGCCGCCGCCCGCGCCGGTCTCGGCCTGCTGCCGCACTCGGCCCGGCTGGTGCCGGCCGGCCTGACCCCGGTGACCCCGGCCGATCTGCCGCCGCTGGGCGAGGTGGAGTTCATCCTGCTGTCCCGTCCGGACGCCGATCCGGCGGTGGCGGCGGCGGTCAGTGAGGCGGTCGGGGCCGCCGGTCGACCGACCGCCGGTGGCCGGGGACGGGTCCTGCCGACCGCCGACTGA
- a CDS encoding methyltransferase domain-containing protein, giving the protein MSRYSYSFEPEDTNNTAAAVYRLAASGGPRVLDLGSGPGVVSGMLATVAGRTVTCADVDTEALAEARAGGVQETMVVDLREPDWPGVLAGREYDVVILADVLEHLIEPGSVLRALRDDKILAPDGLLVVSFPNMAHESIIIELMTGNFEYTRTGLLDSTHLRFFTRTSMQTLLESNGFLVSATHRTIRSAEQTPHRARAFEISAELRRVVAQLGAEAETYQYVMECRPSTEAVRISLAEQRLAAEHSAHLDALAENERLAAQLDDLQHRHRQLDEQFRLAQDLVGQERLDALQARETLRRAEQERTQFQAKLKDSQQKVKELQETATRLQTRINKMTNSNTYRAGKMVRYVFRPNEGLRAVKRRRSRSTNRRATTGTGAGADSSEGRRAPATNVPAQFHGLTADPVLCDAYRRACGQDRFHRSDAVKVLFCVSTVDLDAGRGDLYVAVGIGRHLQRHGYEVAYLPAERWAELPPETDVAVAMIPTFDPLTVPDRCRIVAWVRNETDRWREHPHLALFDTVVASSSASVSRLREHYDGPVGLLPLGVDTELFTLPGADQVRGGAVTTVNSWGRERHLYQCLRGVDITFPFVVFGEQRGLNSYFSRYAGGPTSYFNLPGLYRRALLVLDDLNHTTRPYGNVNSRLLESLAAGALPLTNCRIGLAELGLAQLPTYSDAASLGDLIARLTGDPAGTVALAGQLSAVVRERHSFARRAVDLHAVIDGLDPQPRRANSRFVGTYPYYLDNPYQQLLMSGLRDVGVRWFPVADAVRVSAAPHLAAGRLDNYVLHVHWTDPIVHPATDAQQAAARLAEFQNRIADLRRRGGRLIWTIHNVFPHEWKFPEVEKELARYLAAEADVVHLLCPETVAATAPHYPLPPEKVRIVRHSSYLGVYPDSVSRLAARRRFGYAADDHVLLFFGGIRPYKGVSELLDAFNAAGEQDPRLRLIVAGAPKRLDPRDGLAERCDRDPRITAMFDPVPDEEVQFYFKAADTVVLPYRTVLNSGSFHLAVSFGRPVVAPRVGALTALLDPAYTIGFDPAARDGLTDALLASTNLRGRHVELAARAAARSYQFGDMARDYAKMVTELFETPHRD; this is encoded by the coding sequence TTGAGCAGATACTCCTACAGTTTCGAGCCGGAGGACACCAACAACACCGCCGCCGCCGTCTACCGGCTGGCGGCGAGCGGTGGCCCCCGGGTACTCGACCTCGGTTCGGGGCCGGGCGTCGTCTCCGGCATGCTCGCCACCGTCGCGGGGCGCACCGTCACCTGCGCCGACGTCGACACCGAGGCGCTCGCCGAGGCCCGGGCCGGCGGCGTACAGGAGACGATGGTCGTCGACCTGCGGGAACCGGACTGGCCCGGCGTGCTGGCCGGCCGCGAGTACGACGTGGTGATCCTCGCCGACGTACTGGAGCACCTGATCGAGCCGGGTTCCGTCCTGCGCGCTCTGCGTGACGACAAGATCCTCGCTCCGGACGGTCTGCTGGTCGTCAGCTTCCCGAACATGGCGCACGAGTCGATCATCATCGAGTTGATGACCGGCAACTTCGAGTACACCAGGACGGGCCTGCTGGACTCGACCCACCTGCGCTTCTTCACCCGGACCAGCATGCAGACGCTGCTGGAGTCGAACGGGTTCCTGGTCAGCGCGACACACCGGACGATCCGGTCCGCCGAGCAGACTCCGCACCGGGCCCGCGCCTTCGAGATCAGCGCCGAGCTGCGCCGGGTGGTAGCCCAGCTAGGTGCGGAGGCCGAGACCTACCAGTACGTCATGGAGTGCCGGCCGTCCACCGAAGCGGTCCGGATCAGCCTGGCCGAGCAGCGGCTCGCCGCCGAGCATTCGGCCCACCTCGACGCGCTGGCCGAGAACGAGCGGCTGGCCGCGCAACTCGACGACCTGCAGCACCGGCACCGGCAGCTGGACGAGCAGTTCCGCCTCGCCCAGGACCTGGTCGGCCAGGAACGACTCGACGCGCTGCAGGCCCGTGAGACGCTGCGCCGGGCCGAGCAGGAACGGACGCAGTTCCAGGCGAAGCTGAAGGACTCGCAGCAGAAGGTCAAGGAACTGCAGGAGACGGCGACCAGGCTGCAGACCCGGATCAACAAGATGACCAACAGCAACACGTACCGGGCCGGAAAGATGGTCCGGTACGTGTTCCGGCCGAACGAGGGCCTGCGGGCCGTCAAACGCCGACGGAGCCGGTCGACCAACCGACGCGCCACGACCGGCACCGGTGCCGGTGCCGACAGCTCGGAGGGCCGCAGGGCGCCGGCCACCAACGTGCCGGCCCAGTTTCACGGGCTGACCGCTGATCCGGTGCTGTGCGACGCCTACCGGCGGGCCTGCGGGCAGGACCGGTTCCACCGCTCGGACGCGGTGAAGGTGCTGTTCTGCGTCTCCACCGTCGACCTGGACGCCGGCCGCGGCGACCTCTACGTCGCCGTCGGGATCGGCCGCCACCTGCAGCGACACGGCTACGAGGTCGCGTACCTGCCGGCGGAGCGCTGGGCGGAGCTGCCGCCGGAGACCGACGTGGCGGTCGCCATGATCCCGACGTTCGACCCGCTGACCGTGCCGGACCGCTGCCGGATCGTCGCCTGGGTCCGCAACGAAACCGACCGCTGGCGAGAGCATCCGCACCTCGCCCTGTTCGACACGGTGGTCGCCTCCTCGTCCGCTTCGGTCAGCCGGCTACGCGAGCACTACGACGGGCCGGTCGGGTTGCTGCCGCTCGGGGTGGACACCGAGCTGTTCACCCTGCCCGGTGCCGACCAGGTCCGCGGTGGCGCGGTGACGACGGTCAACTCGTGGGGCCGGGAGCGGCACCTGTACCAGTGCCTGCGTGGGGTGGACATCACCTTCCCGTTCGTCGTCTTCGGCGAGCAGCGCGGGCTGAACTCGTACTTCTCCCGGTACGCCGGCGGCCCGACCAGCTATTTCAACCTGCCGGGCCTGTACCGGCGGGCGCTGCTGGTGCTCGACGACCTCAACCACACCACCCGGCCGTACGGCAACGTCAACTCCCGGCTGCTGGAGAGCCTGGCGGCGGGCGCGCTGCCCCTGACGAACTGCCGGATCGGGCTCGCCGAACTCGGGCTGGCGCAGCTGCCCACGTACAGCGACGCGGCCAGCCTCGGCGACCTGATCGCCCGGCTGACCGGCGACCCCGCCGGCACCGTCGCGCTGGCCGGCCAGCTGTCCGCGGTGGTACGCGAGCGGCACTCGTTCGCCCGCCGGGCGGTGGACCTGCACGCGGTGATCGACGGGCTCGACCCGCAGCCGCGCCGGGCGAACAGCCGGTTCGTCGGCACGTACCCCTACTACCTGGACAATCCGTACCAGCAGCTGCTGATGTCGGGGTTACGCGACGTCGGGGTGCGGTGGTTCCCGGTCGCCGACGCCGTCCGGGTCTCCGCTGCCCCGCACCTGGCCGCCGGTCGGCTGGACAACTACGTGCTGCACGTGCACTGGACCGACCCGATCGTGCACCCGGCCACCGACGCCCAGCAGGCGGCGGCGCGGCTGGCCGAGTTCCAGAACCGGATCGCCGACCTGCGGCGTCGGGGCGGCCGGCTGATCTGGACCATTCACAACGTCTTCCCGCACGAGTGGAAGTTCCCGGAGGTGGAGAAGGAGCTGGCCCGGTACCTCGCCGCCGAGGCCGATGTCGTGCACCTGCTCTGCCCGGAGACGGTGGCGGCGACCGCGCCACACTATCCGCTGCCGCCGGAGAAGGTCCGGATCGTCCGGCACAGCAGCTACCTCGGGGTGTATCCCGACTCGGTGAGCCGGCTCGCGGCCCGTCGCCGGTTCGGGTACGCCGCAGACGATCACGTCCTGCTGTTCTTCGGTGGGATCCGACCGTACAAGGGGGTCAGCGAACTGCTCGACGCGTTCAACGCGGCCGGTGAGCAGGATCCCCGGCTGCGGCTGATCGTCGCGGGGGCGCCGAAACGGCTCGACCCGCGCGACGGGCTGGCCGAACGTTGCGACCGTGACCCTCGGATCACCGCGATGTTCGATCCGGTCCCGGACGAGGAGGTCCAGTTCTATTTCAAGGCCGCGGACACGGTGGTGCTGCCGTACCGCACGGTGCTCAACTCGGGCAGCTTCCATCTGGCGGTCTCGTTCGGCCGCCCGGTGGTGGCGCCACGGGTGGGCGCGTTGACCGCGCTGCTCGATCCGGCGTACACCATCGGCTTCGATCCGGCGGCCCGCGACGGGCTGACCGACGCCCTGCTGGCCTCGACCAATCTGCGCGGCAGACACGTGGAGCTGGCGGCCCGGGCCGCCGCCCGCAGCTACCAGTTCGGCGACATGGCCCGCGACTACGCCAAGATGGTCACCGAACTGTTCGAGACCCCACACCGCGACTGA